The genomic stretch TGCTAGTTTTTTGGTCAGAACATTAGGAGGATTATTTGGTGTTGACATTGGTAGATCAATAGATCAATCAagatatttacagaataaatgGAATCAGGTTTATGTTTGTTATAACCGATAAAGTGCAGGTTTAAATTTCCGACAGCAGCTATGCCATACGGACCAAAAACAGGATTATTTTGAATCAATTAATTGTGTTCAACTACACAAGCGATGAACAAAATACAGGGACATACTTCTCCTTATTAGAGGATGACTGTAGTGCTGTTGGGtttccactcccttccactggAGACGTGATGGCTTTGGCACTCATGGGGTTAAACTGGACCTGTCAGAGACcccaacacaaaaataaatcagtttatacCTCAGCGCTCTGACAGTAGAGCAGCTACTAAATTACAGGTTTACATTAATGCATTTTTTCcaaatttttgtttgttctcattttcttttctatacAGCTCACTTTATAGGGACTTGTGAAGCAGATGCAGCACAaagggagtaaaaaaaaaagtgtaatcaTTGATTTGGTGAAGTGTGAAGGAGACTTTGTGGATTCTCTGGAACATAACTTTATAGCAGGTATAATTAGATATTCCTTCTCCAGCCTCTTGTTTTACTCTAGACAGGATCTAATATGGCTCACAGATGCTCCACAGCAAAAGAGTATGAACACTGgaatcatttatataataatgtgGTCTAAGTGGGATAAACACTTCAGTATGTTGTCAATGCAGCCCGTGACGATGTTTACTACGGACTCTGGTGCATACAAACTGCAAAGTAAGTGAATGCCAATCATTGGCAGATGAAAGAAAGTTTGGGAAAAGTATACAAGAAGCCTAGAAAAGTAAAAAGGAGCCTGCCTTTGGTCCCGAGTTGGGATTGTGTAAAGTGAGGATAGAACGTGGCCCGGCACTCACACACGACAGAGGGAACGAGTGCTTGGAGTTTAAAGTGGAGGTGACAGGATATGGCTGGCCCAGGGAGGAGAAAGTCTTACTATCAAGctacagaaagaagaaaaggttATAATCAGATAGCAGCCACACACGTACAAATCTAATAAGTCACAGACAGTCACATGTGATTCATTGTAAACTGATTAAGGAGATCAGaaatcagtgtgtgagagagagagagattgtgtgggTGTTACCATGTTGTGAGAAGCAGGTGCATGTCTCAGTCCAGCCCCAGGCTGTGGTGTCTCAAATACACCAACAGTGTCCTGCTTCCTGGACAGCTGGTTTTCATTCAGCTGCTTATTGAGCCACGTGATCACTGAATGTCAACAGAAAATTACATGAcgttttttattcagtttaacaGGTCTAATGTTATGAACATATTTGCATCTTAAGTAACTGATTTGTTTCATTccatttttgtataaaaataaaggacaataaacactaacacttcTCATGCTGGGAGTCAatcccaaaaagaccattaggcACAAAAGACTAAAATTTGTTGACAAATACATGCCGAATCCTATTTACATCGTACAGACGCTGCAACGAATTTAGAATCCGAGTGTTTCATTTATCAACATGCTGCCCCTTATTTTGAACATGACTAGAATGAATTAGAGGTGTAGAATACCATGACCTTGTGTCAGTTGGGGATTTAAGCATTTGATGTGGTGTTGTTGTCGTGACCAGTTTGCAATAAAGTATTAAGAGTAATTAAGCTAACAGAGTTTTGTTAATGAAGTTAagagtcaaacacacacacacacaccgttttcGTTAGTTTTCATCACTTCTTTGCTCTCGTCCAAATTTTTAACAGTGGCCTCCAACCGCTCCTGTAACTTCAATACCTATGAGACCAGAGacacataaaaataatcagttatcacataaaaataacacagaaataatCTGCGAAATCAAATGCACTAATGAAATCCCATAATGCACTACAACGTATTGCCAAATCGTCTCTAGAGTTATCATTACTATAAAACTTAATGTTATTATAGCACAAAACGCTATGATTCTTACTCAGAAGAAATGATCTAGAATTATTTAAACCTGACACCACTAGGAAAACATTTGAAGCTCAAAGTTTCTAGCGAATGTGAATGACtgattactgaaataaaacagtaagTGTCACAGCCTCGgaaacaaagacaaaagaattaaactttatttatatgatGAAGACGTGGAGGGGCTTCCACAGGGTCAGTCAACACAGGCAAGTTCCAAATGCAGGCCTCCTGCACAAAATGCAAAGTTTTCCCTAGAGAACAAATTCAGATGGTTAACCAAATTTGTGTACCTCCTCCTCTTTGAGCCTCAATCTGTGCTGTGTGTCCTGCAGCTCCCTCTGCTCCTTTTGCAGTCTTTCTGTTGTCTCCTGTAGCACTTTTTCCTGAGAGACAGTCACCGTGTTCTTCACCTTAATCTTCCCCACCAGAGCCTTCAGATCACCTTGCAGCTTTTTAATGATGCCGTTTGCCTGATGGACACAGAGGCTCAAGTCAATAGTTCCAGCATTTGAGTATTTCTGTTAATATTAACAGCAGATTGAACATCTTATTGAGCAATCCACATAATCCGTCACAGAATTCTGAGATAAAATGACAAAGCAAATTTATTATCATACAGATCACTCCAAATAGTCTAACTCTAGAAACCTGGAGAGGGTGCAAAgagttttcttaaaaaaaaaaaaagacagctacTAACTGCTGATCTAGGTGGGTTTCATAGAAGGTTTTTAAAGTAGCTGGAATAACACGTATTTATCAGTCAGTCTAAACCTGATACACAAAATGTACATCATTGTATATCATCAAAATGTATATCATTGCTCAGAcccataaaatgtatgtattagaATGTcaaagaataaacacacaaatatacaattTCTCTGTAGTTGTGTCCCCAGATGACCATGCTACTAAAGTTATATGTAACTACCTTTAGCAAACTGCGACACAATCACCTACTGTTCAGTAAAATCCTGCTGAAAATAAGACATCATATCACTGTATGAAATCTCTGACAAACCTTGATGAGCTCCTCAGATAAGGACTTCACTGTTGACTCCAACTTGCCGACTTGCAGCTGTTTACTCTCAGCAGTTTCTTCAGCAGAGGTCTGAgccaggatttaaaaaaaaaagtaataaatgaatattatagTGCAacactatatattttttgtatggaAAATGTGTTTCTATATACAGTCAGGAAAGAGGTTTACAGCTTTACAATTTAAGCGAGATCTTATTTTAGAGACTTTCTAAAGCTTCACGGTTGTAACAACTCATCCTGCTTCATCAAGAGTGCActgtttatcattttaatataacaatTACTGAAAAATGATCATTTTGCTAAAACATTATGATGTATTTAATCTTTTATATAGCACTTTATGCAGAATAAAATCCCAAGATTACGTGAAGGAAGTACAAGTGACCATGAAATAATCAACATATTCCTTCATGCACAATCATTATtggtcattaatataaaaaggtGGCAAAATATTTGAGGGTTTGATAtccatctattaaaaaaaaaaaaaaatctaatgaaataaatgaaataacattATTAGATGTTACCTTTTGCTGCTGTGTGGCTTCAAGCACCTCTTTGGTTCGGAGTATGAGCTGATCTTTGTCTTTCATCTCCTGCTCAAGCACGGCTACTCGAGTCTGCAGCTGATTCATTAGTCGCTCTTTTTCATGACATTCTGTATCGAGGGTGCTGTTTTCTCTCCGGAGAGACGTCACCTGCTGCTTCATCCTTTGAGACTCCTAGAGAGAAAATGTTACATAAATCATTTAGACAGTACAGAGCAGAGCGGCTGCAGCACTCCAGCAAGGGATAAAGGACTAGCAGGGATGTGTGATAAAGTGGGCTGAATGTTATCACCCTGCAGTTGATCGATTTCCTAGAACATTACATTctgaagtgttttgttttttttaaattgtaccaAAGCAATTTGCCAGTTACTACaatcatttgtattttaaaaaaaaacaacaacatacctttaataatttaattaatattgtgGATCAtgcacaaacaaattaaaacctgttctcatatacagtatagcagtTAGCACAACCTATCACGAGGTAATacaaaaaggtttattttaattttactgaGAAACCACGAAGTGTAAACTCCTTTCTGTCTCAGACAAGATTTACCAACGACCGTCCAGCTCATtcctggagactccttccatatatGTTAAATAAGCACATTTCTCCTTACATAAATCTTCACCAAATCAATGAATGAGTGAACCATTCAATCAATAATTgtatgaatgagctgttactagaGACACAATAAAGAATGAGAAATGGAGCATTAGGATACATTTTCAGCTACACAAAAGATCCAAAAGGTCTTGTTCCAGAAAACAGCACTTTGTGTTGATTCAGTGAATCTCACCTCCTCTAGGCCGAGCAGTTTGGCTTTCAGGTCTCGGATGGTGGAGTCGCTTTTGTACTTTTTCTCTGTGAGCTCTCTGTTGGAAGTCTCCAGTTCAGAGAGTCGCGTTTGAAGCTGTTGTGTGCTGCGCTGATGAGTCGCCTCTAGCTCACGTCTCAGCTGGTCATTCTGCTGCTGCAGCCTCGTCTGGATCTGAACATGTACAAATACATGGAGGTTATAGGTGTTTTTCCCCCTAATCCATATATTAGCGATTTTGTCTCACTAATGATCTGAAAACAGATGACCTCTATATTTCTGTGCAGTGACACGAGTGCACTAAACCCTTTGTCCgagtttaatttgtttaaacagTTTAATCGAATAATACCATGATACTATAAACACTTCCTCAATcacagtgtaacattaaagCTTGGTTTTAGGATTTGTACCTCCATAGCTTTTTCACGTTCTGTTGTGAGGTCTTGTGTATGTCTGCTCGACAAAGTTGTTGTTTGTGAAGTCCATTCAGAGCGCAGTTTCTCCAGCTCCCGGCTCTTCTCAGACAACgtcttaaaaaaaacccaaaaaaaaaaccttttgtttagaaagttcaagattaatgatatttcttccttttttttttttaattactagcTATATATAGCTAGCTGTACCTGCTGTGCATAGTTTAATTGCCTAGACAGATCCTCTTCGGTCTTCTGTAGTTTTTGCTGGAGTTGCTCCTTTTCCTCCTGAGAACAACATTTACTTGTTAATCTTTCAGTTCCACAGAGTATGCAGTAACCTAGCTCAACACTGATCTGCAGATGCCAAGATTATGGAATTTACGACTATGAAGAAAGATACAATATATATCCATCACCATATCAAATGACAATATAGGGCaatgtttttacatatttacaaacATATTTACCAACTTTTACATATCACTagtttaataacattattacacTTGAACCACAACTTAGACTCTCACTTCAAACTGCCAACACACTTCTGATGTTCCCTTGTTTTTTATGATGTATGGttatacattttacacacactgttaaaagaattataaatgaatatttgGAAAACATTAGGAAAACAgttcaggacaaaaaaaaaagatattaactTTATAGCATCACATCAGCATCTCCTGTACCTTCATGCTGGCCAAGCATGTAGCcagatatttctttatttccacATCTGAGCCAGGGAGCAGTTTGAGAGACAGATGTGTGAGGTGCTTGAAGGCGTTGGTCTCCACAATGTTCAGATTAGCAGAGCCTTGGTTTAAAGCAGATGATGGAGAGGAAAGCTGCAGCAAGAACCTACAGAAAAAGACAGTTATTACAAATCTTTTgtctattttgtattttgtgtatatacaggGTTTTTTAGTAAACAACCAGGCACTTCGAGTACAAATCCATGTTAAATAGGTCACAGCATAGTAAAATATAGAGGTACtatacaaaaaacacacaagggtCGACAGGCCTGCATGCTGCATTAACGCCACTTACACTGACAGATCATTTTGAGAAACTGTTTACCTTGGATATTCTTTGCTCTGCTCAGAGATGCACTTTTCTAACAGGTCTATGAACTTCTGAGGGAAAGCGGTGAAATCTATCAGGAGACCCTGTTGGACTTTTAGGCTGTTGAATATAGAAAAGAGAGGTTTATTTGTGAAATTCTCATCACACTGAGACAATACACAAGCAAACTGCATTTTTAACCAATTAactcattattatttaactacTAATTCAActataaatgaatttaatttgcTCAGAGTTGAAGCCAAAACCATATGAAAACATTTACTGGACATATTACTGTACCTTTGAAAATCTTCCTCTGATATGAGAAGGTTATACAGGAAGTAGAGGTCAGCATCGTCAGTTAGTCTCACAACCAAATCCTTTACAACAattttaaaagagagagagagagagagagagagagagagagagagagagagagagagagagagagatgaaggaaaTAAGAGGCTAGTGAGGGAACAACTGTTTGTAGCTGTTATAAGTGAAAACAGGAACTAACTCAGTTTCATGGATGTTCTACATTATTAAATGCAACAAAGAACAGATTAAAATACATTCTTTGTAATAGCATCAGAAGATTAAACTACTTCACTTGTAATGCTACAAGAAAATCATCAACTTAAATGTGATAACATTAACTCCATCACACCGCTGTGCTTTAACAGAACAGTGAGCCGTTCATTCCTTGCATAAAACTTGTCATTTCTTTTAGAAACACTTACCCGTCTGTGGATGGGGTTTGAAATAAGCTGCAGTTCAATACTGACTCTGATAACTGCTCGCCtacaagaaacaaaaacacgAACACTACAATTAGctgaaaattataaataaactgtcgaaattcagatttttttttcagacactGTCCATTCAGACCTTCACACATTTTtacaacatacatacatttaaaatcCATTGCATCAGTAATttcttacttgttttttttaatatacatgtaTGCAACTAATTTACTTTAATGCATTAAATACAATATTTctctatacaaaataatatagcaacttttaatcttatttctgAAACCATATGGTTTAACATATCCATGACATACATTTATATGATGATGAAAGGGGgataaaagcctttattatcaccacatatacattacagcacagtggaattcttttcttcacataccccaactgaggagattggggtcagagtgcaggagcagctatgatacagcgcccctggagcagagagggttgagggccttgctcaagggcccagcagtggcagcttggctgtgctggggcttgaaccccgatcctccagtcaacaacccagagatatatgtgtgtgtgtgtgtgtgtgtgtgtgtgtgtgtgtgtgtactgtgaaaTGTGAAAGTATAAAACTAATGTAATAGACTTTGTGtgaaataaaactattaaatatAACAAGCATCAAATTttaactaaacactaaacattttaaataaatatttatgtagttaaatgctttatttgcatatgtaacattttaaaatttttttaacaattatgTTACAAAAAATCATAGTTTTAAAcggggaattaaaaaaatacaacaaaaagtatttattttatcccCTTGGTATCTTGACTAATTTAACCAACTAAACTCCTCGAGCAGCCGCGCTAATTGTTCAGTTGGTTGTTTAGCGacagttagcattagcattagcgttagcattagcatcaaCACGGTAGATAAACGATTTGTTTACCTGTCATCGCAGTCTTTACACTTCACGTGCACCTGCAGCGTCTCGTTAAAAAGCAATTCTGTCATTTCTGCTTTGCATCAAACTAACCCAAACAATAATTTATATACGGTAGTATTTCTGGGTCAACTTTAAGGCAACCGATTTTACGTGTCAACGGCAGATTTCGAGTTTGGCGCTTCGCATCCCGCTAATGGCCGCTAAAGCCGGAAGTGACGATGACGTCACCAAAACGTGGCGCTGTTCCAATCTGCTGTGTCTCCTACCTAGGGCACTTCGCTCTTAACGCGTACAATAACACATTCGCGATTTGTTCCACATATTCGGACTAGTGATGAGAAACGCTGGTTATTTGTGGGGAAACGTGTCGGATGAATATTGTTACGTGGTGGAAAAGTAATCTTTTTAAATGAGCTTTATTAACCAGGTCATTGTGACTAGTAACTAACAAGTTAAAGGTGAACAGAAGTCCAGTGTTATTGGAACACTGCAGCTTTGTGTACGAGTCTATAAGAGCTagagaattatatatatatttaaatatctttatctgtttatctacaCATATGGGTGCTAaaagttttatagttttttaattatatcataaaaaattctaaaagaaaaatagaaaattttAGAAATAGAGAGTTAAGCAAACCAAATTTGCATTGGTGGAACGTCAGGGGTCAAAGGTGAAGCACATAGACGCGGTACAGGAAGAAGTTTGAACATGGCGGTGAGTAACATGTTCTTTTTCTGTTCCGTTTCAACCTGTGAAATATGTGTATGTTAAAGAttgttgttaaatatatatatttttgcttgtAACAACTTTTAAAGCTAGCAGTATGCCGACCGTTTCGTTATTTTACGACGTTAAAGGATTATGTGTTAGCAAGCAAGCtaacagtgtgttgtgtgtaaacggccgttatttatcttttatttttatactttttaaccTGAACGATCCTAAATTATCTAATTGTTTTGATCTTTAAACGCTTctattttttaaacagtgtCTAAAAAAACACGGATGATTCACGAGTGtggatttttattataat from Tachysurus fulvidraco isolate hzauxx_2018 chromosome 2, HZAU_PFXX_2.0, whole genome shotgun sequence encodes the following:
- the sass6 gene encoding spindle assembly abnormal protein 6 homolog isoform X1; translation: MTELLFNETLQVHVKCKDCDDRRAVIRVSIELQLISNPIHRRDLVVRLTDDADLYFLYNLLISEEDFQSLKVQQGLLIDFTAFPQKFIDLLEKCISEQSKEYPRFLLQLSSPSSALNQGSANLNIVETNAFKHLTHLSLKLLPGSDVEIKKYLATCLASMKEEKEQLQQKLQKTEEDLSRQLNYAQQTLSEKSRELEKLRSEWTSQTTTLSSRHTQDLTTEREKAMEIQTRLQQQNDQLRRELEATHQRSTQQLQTRLSELETSNRELTEKKYKSDSTIRDLKAKLLGLEEESQRMKQQVTSLRRENSTLDTECHEKERLMNQLQTRVAVLEQEMKDKDQLILRTKEVLEATQQQKTSAEETAESKQLQVGKLESTVKSLSEELIKANGIIKKLQGDLKALVGKIKVKNTVTVSQEKVLQETTERLQKEQRELQDTQHRLRLKEEEVLKLQERLEATVKNLDESKEVMKTNENVITWLNKQLNENQLSRKQDTVGVFETPQPGAGLRHAPASHNMLDSKTFSSLGQPYPVTSTLNSKHSFPLSCVSAGPRSILTLHNPNSGPKVQFNPMSAKAITSPVEGSGNPTALQSSSNKENGEPLGLDSKYFERRDESIPLRGLVPSMHLNKEISKPSLNMVTAKPVAPSAYFPG
- the sass6 gene encoding spindle assembly abnormal protein 6 homolog isoform X3 — encoded protein: MTELLFNETLQVHVKCKDCDDRRAVIRVSIELQLISNPIHRRDLVVRLTDDADLYFLYNLLISEEDFQSLKVQQGLLIDFTAFPQKFIDLLEKCISEQSKEYPRFLLQLSSPSSALNQGSANLNIVETNAFKHLTHLSLKLLPGSDVEIKKYLATCLASMKEEKEQLQQKLQKTEEDLSRQLNYAQQTLSEKSRELEKLRSEWTSQTTTLSSRHTQDLTTEREKAMEIQTRLQQQNDQLRRELEATHQRSTQQLQTRLSELETSNRELTEKKYKSDSTIRDLKAKLLGLEEESQRMKQQVTSLRRENSTLDTECHEKERLMNQLQTRVAVLEQEMKDKDQLILRTKEVLEATQQQKTSAEETAESKQLQVGKLESTVKSLSEELIKANGIIKKLQGDLKALVGKIKVKNTVTVSQEKVLQETTERLQKEQRELQDTQHRLRLKEEEVLKLQERLEATVKNLDESKEVMKTNENVITWLNKQLNENQLSRKQDTVGVFETPQPGAGLRHAPASHNMVQFNPMSAKAITSPVEGSGNPTALQSSSNKENGEPLGLDSKYFERRDESIPLRGLVPSMHLNKEISKPSLNMVTAKPVAPSAYFPG
- the sass6 gene encoding spindle assembly abnormal protein 6 homolog isoform X2, with translation MTELLFNETLQVHVKCKDCDDRRAVIRVSIELQLISNPIHRRDLVVRLTDDADLYFLYNLLISEEDFQSLKVQQGLLIDFTAFPQKFIDLLEKCISEQSKEYPRFLLQLSSPSSALNQGSANLNIVETNAFKHLTHLSLKLLPGSDVEIKKYLATCLASMKEEKEQLQQKLQKTEEDLSRQLNYAQQTLSEKSRELEKLRSEWTSQTTTLSSRHTQDLTTEREKAMEIQTRLQQQNDQLRRELEATHQRSTQQLQTRLSELETSNRELTEKKYKSDSTIRDLKAKLLGLEEESQRMKQQVTSLRRENSTLDTECHEKERLMNQLQTRVAVLEQEMKDKDQLILRTKEVLEATQQQKTSAEETAESKQLQVGKLESTVKSLSEELIKANGIIKKLQGDLKALVGKIKVKNTVTVSQEKVLQETTERLQKEQRELQDTQHRLRLKEEEVLKLQERLEATVKNLDESKEVMKTNENVITWLNKQLNENQLSRKQDTVGVFETPQPGAGLRHAPASHNMLDSKTFSSLGQPYPVTSTLNSKHSFPLSCVQFNPMSAKAITSPVEGSGNPTALQSSSNKENGEPLGLDSKYFERRDESIPLRGLVPSMHLNKEISKPSLNMVTAKPVAPSAYFPG